The Osmerus eperlanus chromosome 7, fOsmEpe2.1, whole genome shotgun sequence genome includes a region encoding these proteins:
- the mrpl32 gene encoding 39S ribosomal protein L32, mitochondrial isoform X1, translating into MNTTKMINLSGLVNFLSRSLLRLESRLAQATGLDRQLAPALVVQGSSLFPQPLDDEREENELTTEPSFLDNVFWMAAPKKRRTIEINRTRRRDETKLTKVQNNIEPCQECGHLKQKHILCGFCYEKVRRETAVIRAQIKTMEAKPLNGPALETVVLYENEMPGEADKDKRIVERNRKRPSWFNLY; encoded by the exons ATGAACACCACAAAAATGATAAATTTGTCTGGTTTAGTGAATTTTCTTAGCCGCTCTTTATTACGGTTGGAGAGCAGACTTGCACAAGCCACAGGACTTGATAGGCAACTCG CCCCAGCCTTGGTTGTGCAGGGTTCCAGTCTCTTCCCTCAGCCCcttgatgatgagagagaggagaatgagCTGACCACAGAGCCCAGCTTTCTGGACAATGTGTTCTGGATGGCAGCACCCAAGAAGAGACGCACAATAGAAATCAAcaggaccaggaggagagatgagacaaAACTCACCAAAGTCCAA AACAACATTGAGCCATGTCAGGAGTGTGGTCACCTGAAACAGAAGCACATCCTGTGCGGGTTCTGCTATGAAAAGGTTCGTAGGGAGACAGCTGTTATCCGGGCACAGATCAAGACCATGGAGGCCAAGCCCCTGAACGGCCCAGCTCTTGAAACAGTGGTCCTGTATGAGAACGAGATGCCAGGGGAAGCTGACAAGGACAAGAGAATAGTGGAAAGGAACAGGAAACGCCCCTCCTGGTTCAACCTCTACTAA
- the zmp:0000000930 gene encoding telethonin, which translates to MHCLNRGSCYLVNSHSDVSESNERQRESYEASWLDLVLETRPWQESTVSEKDTSRRESYEQKQVAHLLLRRSPDQSLWLGRQGGTITKHQLPHRSTVPDPPLTPSQTALPKASRRSPSPTNLRQQLKSIMDLESNGVCLDKQEVSLITKDLPRVSPPIRVNFRASCLISPPRESSLSFQR; encoded by the exons ATGCATTGTTTAAACCGGGGGAGCTGCTACCTTGTGAACAGTCACAGCGATGTAAGTGAATCCAacgaaagacagagggagtctTATGAAGCCTCCTGGCTGGACCTGGTGCTGGAAACTAGACCATGGCAAGA GTCAACTGTGTCTGAGAAGGACACCTCACGCAGGGAGAGCTATGAGCAGAAGCAGGTGGCCCACCTTCTGCTCCGCAGGAGCCCAGACCAGTCTCTCTGGcttggcagacagggaggaaccATAACCAAACACCAGCTCCCCCACAGGAGCACCGTCCCTGACCCTCCCCTAACCCCCAGCCAGACGGCTCTTCCCAAGGCCTCTCGTcggtccccctcccccacaaatCTCCGGCAGCAGCTAAAGTCCATCATGGACCTGGAGAGTAACGGAGTGTGTTTAGACAAGCAGGAGGTCTCCCTCATTACCAAGGACCTGCCGAGGGTCAGCCCTCCCATCCGTGTCAACTTCAGAGCCTCCTGCCTCATCTCCCCACCGCGGGAGTCCTCCCTGTCCTTTcagagatga
- the mrpl32 gene encoding 39S ribosomal protein L32, mitochondrial isoform X2 codes for MNTTKMINLSGLVNFLSRSLLRLESRLAQATGLDRQLALVVQGSSLFPQPLDDEREENELTTEPSFLDNVFWMAAPKKRRTIEINRTRRRDETKLTKVQNNIEPCQECGHLKQKHILCGFCYEKVRRETAVIRAQIKTMEAKPLNGPALETVVLYENEMPGEADKDKRIVERNRKRPSWFNLY; via the exons ATGAACACCACAAAAATGATAAATTTGTCTGGTTTAGTGAATTTTCTTAGCCGCTCTTTATTACGGTTGGAGAGCAGACTTGCACAAGCCACAGGACTTGATAGGCAACTCG CCTTGGTTGTGCAGGGTTCCAGTCTCTTCCCTCAGCCCcttgatgatgagagagaggagaatgagCTGACCACAGAGCCCAGCTTTCTGGACAATGTGTTCTGGATGGCAGCACCCAAGAAGAGACGCACAATAGAAATCAAcaggaccaggaggagagatgagacaaAACTCACCAAAGTCCAA AACAACATTGAGCCATGTCAGGAGTGTGGTCACCTGAAACAGAAGCACATCCTGTGCGGGTTCTGCTATGAAAAGGTTCGTAGGGAGACAGCTGTTATCCGGGCACAGATCAAGACCATGGAGGCCAAGCCCCTGAACGGCCCAGCTCTTGAAACAGTGGTCCTGTATGAGAACGAGATGCCAGGGGAAGCTGACAAGGACAAGAGAATAGTGGAAAGGAACAGGAAACGCCCCTCCTGGTTCAACCTCTACTAA